Proteins from a single region of Oncorhynchus kisutch isolate 150728-3 unplaced genomic scaffold, Okis_V2 Okis01b-Okis20b_hom, whole genome shotgun sequence:
- the LOC109865144 gene encoding sodium-independent sulfate anion transporter isoform X2, producing the protein MFGPSPTTDPPLSCSVLVPGNMMEPLLDRPGPQIGRSSLGERMTSCCSYRTLQAWLPILTWLPKYRLSWLQMDLIAGLTVGLTTVPQALAYAEVAGLPVQYGLYSAFMGGFIYTFLGTSKDVTLGPTAIMSLLCASYVGGDPVRAVLLSLICGTIQTAMALLRLGFLLDFISFPVIKGFTCAAAVTIGFGQVKNVLGLKDIPHEFFLQVYYTFYRIPETRIGDVVLGLLCLCLLVTLQWMKSTLEPPSEQEALLTRAAHSLVWGIATVRNALVVVAASFLAFSWNAFGSPVFTITGKTSQGLPPFRAPPLFETTPNGTSISFGEIIEDFGGGLAVIPFMGVLESIAIAKAFASQNDYRINANQELFAIGLTNIMGSFVSAYPVTGSFGRTAVNSQTGVCTPAGGIVTGVVVLLSLAFLMPAFYYIPKASLAAVIICAVAPLVDYRVVMQFWRIRKLDLVPFLITFLLSFWEVQYGIVGGVVVSGLMLLYNVARPSIKVCDHGVLVMELDSGLSFPSTEYLNTVLYTQALQASPPRSVVLDCHHVNTVDYTVVNELRDLLRQFKLRGVALIFSGLQYSVLEVLLAADLPDLRHTASVEAALTILLGST; encoded by the exons ATGTTCGGCCCTTCGCCAACTACAGAccctcctctgtcctgttccGTCCTGGTTCCAGGCAACATGATGGAGCCCCTGTTGGACCGGCCCGGGCCCCAGATTGGAAGGTCCTCTCTGGGGGAGAGAATGACCTCCTGCTGCTCCTACAGAACCCTCCAGGCCTGGCTCCCCATCCTCACCTGGTTACCCAA GTACAGGCTGAGCTGGCTCCAGATGGACCTGATAGCAGGTCTCACCGTGGGTCTAACCACCGTACCACAGGCCCTGGCTTATGCTGAGGTGGCCGGCCTACCTGTACAG TACGGCTTGTACTCAGCCTTCATGGGTGGGTTCATCTATACGTTTCTGGGAACCTCCAAGGATGTAACCCTGGGTCCTACTGCCATCATGTCCCTGCTGTGTGCCTCCTACGTGGGGGGAGACCCGGTCCGAGCCGTCCTCCTCAGCCTGATCTGTGGAACCATACAGACCGCCATGGCTCTACTACGTTTGG GGTTTCTTCTGGACTTCATCTCATTTCCGGTGATCAAAGGCTTCACCTGTGCTGCCGCGGTAACCATAGGCTTCGGTCAAGtcaag AATGTGCTGGGACTGAAGGACATACCTCATGAGTTCTTCCtgcaggtctactacaccttctACAG GATACCTGAGaccag gataggAGACGTGGTTCTAggtctgctgtgtctgtgtctgctggTGACGTTGCAGTGGATGAAGAGTACCCTGGAACCCCCGTCAGAACAGGAGGCCCTCCTCACCAGGGCCGCTCACAGTCTGGTCTGGGGCATCGCTACCG TGCGTAATGCGTTGGTCGTAGTGGCGGCATCCTTCCTGGCGTTCTCATGGAACGCGTTTGGCTCACCGGTCTTCACCATTACCGGGAAAACATCCCAGGGCCTGCCGCCATTCAGAGCCCCTCCCCTCTTCGAGACCACGCCCAACGGTACCAGCATCAGCTTCGGAGAGATCATAGAG GATTTTGGAGGAGGGCTGGCTGTCATCCCCTTCATGGGAGTACTGGAGAGCATTGCCATCGCTAAAGCCTTCg CCAGTCAGAATGACTATAGGATCAATGCCAACCAGGAACTGTTTGCTATTGGTCTAACCAACATTATGGGATCCTTCGTCTCAGCCTATCCAGTCACAGGAAGCTTCGGAAG GACTGCAGTGAACTCCCAGACAGGGGTGTGTACACCAGCCGGAGGCATAGTCACTG GTGTGGTAGTGCTGTTGTCCCTGGCCTTCCTGATGCCAGCATTCTACTACATCCCTAAAGCCTCTCTGGCAGCAGTCATCATCTGTGCTGTGGCTCCCCTGGTCGACTACCGTGTCGTCATGCAGTTCTGGAGGATACGCA AGCTTGATCTGGTGCCGTTCCTGATCACCTTCCTGTTGAGTTTCTGGGAGGTGCAGTACGGCATTGTGGGAGGTGTAGTTGTTTCTGGACTCATGCTGCTCTACAATGTAGCCAGGCCCAGCATAAAg gtgtgtgatcatggtgttttggtgatggaGTTAGATAGTGGACTCAGTTTCCCCTCCACAGAGTACCTCAACACTGTCCTATACACTCAGGCACTGCAGG cctctcctcctagATCAGTGGTCCTGGACTGTCATCATGTCAATACTGTAGACTATACAGTTGTCAACGAGCTCAGGGACCTGCTACGACAGTTCAAACTACGAGGGGTCGCACTCATCTTCTCTGGCCTgcag TATTCGGTCTTGGAGGTCCTGTTGGCAGCAGACCTGCCGGATCTTAGACACACCGCCAGTGTGGAGGCGGCACTAACCATCCTATTGGGTAGCACTTAG
- the LOC109865144 gene encoding sodium-independent sulfate anion transporter isoform X1, which yields MFGPSPTTDPPLSCSVLVPGNMMEPLLDRPGPQIGRSSLGERMTSCCSYRTLQAWLPILTWLPKYRLSWLQMDLIAGLTVGLTTVPQALAYAEVAGLPVQYGLYSAFMGGFIYTFLGTSKDVTLGPTAIMSLLCASYVGGDPVRAVLLSLICGTIQTAMALLRLGFLLDFISFPVIKGFTCAAAVTIGFGQVKNVLGLKDIPHEFFLQVYYTFYRIPETRIGDVVLGLLCLCLLVTLQWMKSTLEPPSEQEALLTRAAHSLVWGIATVRNALVVVAASFLAFSWNAFGSPVFTITGKTSQGLPPFRAPPLFETTPNGTSISFGEIIEDFGGGLAVIPFMGVLESIAIAKAFASQNDYRINANQELFAIGLTNIMGSFVSAYPVTGSFGRTAVNSQTGVCTPAGGIVTGVVVLLSLAFLMPAFYYIPKASLAAVIICAVAPLVDYRVVMQFWRIRKLDLVPFLITFLLSFWEVQYGIVGGVVVSGLMLLYNVARPSIKVCDHGVLVMELDSGLSFPSTEYLNTVLYTQALQASPPRSVVLDCHHVNTVDYTVVNELRDLLRQFKLRGVALIFSGLQYSVLEVLLAADLPDLRHTASVEAALTILLGST from the exons ATGTTCGGCCCTTCGCCAACTACAGAccctcctctgtcctgttccGTCCTGGTTCCAGGCAACATGATGGAGCCCCTGTTGGACCGGCCCGGGCCCCAGATTGGAAGGTCCTCTCTGGGGGAGAGAATGACCTCCTGCTGCTCCTACAGAACCCTCCAGGCCTGGCTCCCCATCCTCACCTGGTTACCCAA GTACAGGCTGAGCTGGCTCCAGATGGACCTGATAGCAGGTCTCACCGTGGGTCTAACCACCGTACCACAGGCCCTGGCTTATGCTGAGGTGGCCGGCCTACCTGTACAG TACGGCTTGTACTCAGCCTTCATGGGTGGGTTCATCTATACGTTTCTGGGAACCTCCAAGGATGTAACCCTGGGTCCTACTGCCATCATGTCCCTGCTGTGTGCCTCCTACGTGGGGGGAGACCCGGTCCGAGCCGTCCTCCTCAGCCTGATCTGTGGAACCATACAGACCGCCATGGCTCTACTACGTTTGG GGTTTCTTCTGGACTTCATCTCATTTCCGGTGATCAAAGGCTTCACCTGTGCTGCCGCGGTAACCATAGGCTTCGGTCAAGtcaag AATGTGCTGGGACTGAAGGACATACCTCATGAGTTCTTCCtgcaggtctactacaccttctACAGGATACCTGAGaccag gataggAGACGTGGTTCTAggtctgctgtgtctgtgtctgctggTGACGTTGCAGTGGATGAAGAGTACCCTGGAACCCCCGTCAGAACAGGAGGCCCTCCTCACCAGGGCCGCTCACAGTCTGGTCTGGGGCATCGCTACCG TGCGTAATGCGTTGGTCGTAGTGGCGGCATCCTTCCTGGCGTTCTCATGGAACGCGTTTGGCTCACCGGTCTTCACCATTACCGGGAAAACATCCCAGGGCCTGCCGCCATTCAGAGCCCCTCCCCTCTTCGAGACCACGCCCAACGGTACCAGCATCAGCTTCGGAGAGATCATAGAG GATTTTGGAGGAGGGCTGGCTGTCATCCCCTTCATGGGAGTACTGGAGAGCATTGCCATCGCTAAAGCCTTCg CCAGTCAGAATGACTATAGGATCAATGCCAACCAGGAACTGTTTGCTATTGGTCTAACCAACATTATGGGATCCTTCGTCTCAGCCTATCCAGTCACAGGAAGCTTCGGAAG GACTGCAGTGAACTCCCAGACAGGGGTGTGTACACCAGCCGGAGGCATAGTCACTG GTGTGGTAGTGCTGTTGTCCCTGGCCTTCCTGATGCCAGCATTCTACTACATCCCTAAAGCCTCTCTGGCAGCAGTCATCATCTGTGCTGTGGCTCCCCTGGTCGACTACCGTGTCGTCATGCAGTTCTGGAGGATACGCA AGCTTGATCTGGTGCCGTTCCTGATCACCTTCCTGTTGAGTTTCTGGGAGGTGCAGTACGGCATTGTGGGAGGTGTAGTTGTTTCTGGACTCATGCTGCTCTACAATGTAGCCAGGCCCAGCATAAAg gtgtgtgatcatggtgttttggtgatggaGTTAGATAGTGGACTCAGTTTCCCCTCCACAGAGTACCTCAACACTGTCCTATACACTCAGGCACTGCAGG cctctcctcctagATCAGTGGTCCTGGACTGTCATCATGTCAATACTGTAGACTATACAGTTGTCAACGAGCTCAGGGACCTGCTACGACAGTTCAAACTACGAGGGGTCGCACTCATCTTCTCTGGCCTgcag TATTCGGTCTTGGAGGTCCTGTTGGCAGCAGACCTGCCGGATCTTAGACACACCGCCAGTGTGGAGGCGGCACTAACCATCCTATTGGGTAGCACTTAG
- the LOC109865144 gene encoding sodium-independent sulfate anion transporter isoform X3 encodes MMEPLLDRPGPQIGRSSLGERMTSCCSYRTLQAWLPILTWLPKYRLSWLQMDLIAGLTVGLTTVPQALAYAEVAGLPVQYGLYSAFMGGFIYTFLGTSKDVTLGPTAIMSLLCASYVGGDPVRAVLLSLICGTIQTAMALLRLGFLLDFISFPVIKGFTCAAAVTIGFGQVKNVLGLKDIPHEFFLQVYYTFYRIPETRIGDVVLGLLCLCLLVTLQWMKSTLEPPSEQEALLTRAAHSLVWGIATVRNALVVVAASFLAFSWNAFGSPVFTITGKTSQGLPPFRAPPLFETTPNGTSISFGEIIEDFGGGLAVIPFMGVLESIAIAKAFASQNDYRINANQELFAIGLTNIMGSFVSAYPVTGSFGRTAVNSQTGVCTPAGGIVTGVVVLLSLAFLMPAFYYIPKASLAAVIICAVAPLVDYRVVMQFWRIRKLDLVPFLITFLLSFWEVQYGIVGGVVVSGLMLLYNVARPSIKVCDHGVLVMELDSGLSFPSTEYLNTVLYTQALQASPPRSVVLDCHHVNTVDYTVVNELRDLLRQFKLRGVALIFSGLQYSVLEVLLAADLPDLRHTASVEAALTILLGST; translated from the exons ATGATGGAGCCCCTGTTGGACCGGCCCGGGCCCCAGATTGGAAGGTCCTCTCTGGGGGAGAGAATGACCTCCTGCTGCTCCTACAGAACCCTCCAGGCCTGGCTCCCCATCCTCACCTGGTTACCCAA GTACAGGCTGAGCTGGCTCCAGATGGACCTGATAGCAGGTCTCACCGTGGGTCTAACCACCGTACCACAGGCCCTGGCTTATGCTGAGGTGGCCGGCCTACCTGTACAG TACGGCTTGTACTCAGCCTTCATGGGTGGGTTCATCTATACGTTTCTGGGAACCTCCAAGGATGTAACCCTGGGTCCTACTGCCATCATGTCCCTGCTGTGTGCCTCCTACGTGGGGGGAGACCCGGTCCGAGCCGTCCTCCTCAGCCTGATCTGTGGAACCATACAGACCGCCATGGCTCTACTACGTTTGG GGTTTCTTCTGGACTTCATCTCATTTCCGGTGATCAAAGGCTTCACCTGTGCTGCCGCGGTAACCATAGGCTTCGGTCAAGtcaag AATGTGCTGGGACTGAAGGACATACCTCATGAGTTCTTCCtgcaggtctactacaccttctACAGGATACCTGAGaccag gataggAGACGTGGTTCTAggtctgctgtgtctgtgtctgctggTGACGTTGCAGTGGATGAAGAGTACCCTGGAACCCCCGTCAGAACAGGAGGCCCTCCTCACCAGGGCCGCTCACAGTCTGGTCTGGGGCATCGCTACCG TGCGTAATGCGTTGGTCGTAGTGGCGGCATCCTTCCTGGCGTTCTCATGGAACGCGTTTGGCTCACCGGTCTTCACCATTACCGGGAAAACATCCCAGGGCCTGCCGCCATTCAGAGCCCCTCCCCTCTTCGAGACCACGCCCAACGGTACCAGCATCAGCTTCGGAGAGATCATAGAG GATTTTGGAGGAGGGCTGGCTGTCATCCCCTTCATGGGAGTACTGGAGAGCATTGCCATCGCTAAAGCCTTCg CCAGTCAGAATGACTATAGGATCAATGCCAACCAGGAACTGTTTGCTATTGGTCTAACCAACATTATGGGATCCTTCGTCTCAGCCTATCCAGTCACAGGAAGCTTCGGAAG GACTGCAGTGAACTCCCAGACAGGGGTGTGTACACCAGCCGGAGGCATAGTCACTG GTGTGGTAGTGCTGTTGTCCCTGGCCTTCCTGATGCCAGCATTCTACTACATCCCTAAAGCCTCTCTGGCAGCAGTCATCATCTGTGCTGTGGCTCCCCTGGTCGACTACCGTGTCGTCATGCAGTTCTGGAGGATACGCA AGCTTGATCTGGTGCCGTTCCTGATCACCTTCCTGTTGAGTTTCTGGGAGGTGCAGTACGGCATTGTGGGAGGTGTAGTTGTTTCTGGACTCATGCTGCTCTACAATGTAGCCAGGCCCAGCATAAAg gtgtgtgatcatggtgttttggtgatggaGTTAGATAGTGGACTCAGTTTCCCCTCCACAGAGTACCTCAACACTGTCCTATACACTCAGGCACTGCAGG cctctcctcctagATCAGTGGTCCTGGACTGTCATCATGTCAATACTGTAGACTATACAGTTGTCAACGAGCTCAGGGACCTGCTACGACAGTTCAAACTACGAGGGGTCGCACTCATCTTCTCTGGCCTgcag TATTCGGTCTTGGAGGTCCTGTTGGCAGCAGACCTGCCGGATCTTAGACACACCGCCAGTGTGGAGGCGGCACTAACCATCCTATTGGGTAGCACTTAG